One Candidatus Binatota bacterium DNA segment encodes these proteins:
- the dnaE gene encoding DNA polymerase III subunit alpha: MQQRPDGYVPLWCKSNFSFLEGAGHPGELVDACHRLGLPAVALCDRDGVYGMVEAWQRARELGVKLITGSEVTVDDGSTLLLLAVDRGGYANLCRLITRGRLRSPKGSSSVSWQEIAEHAEGMLALWGGPRSLLTAGAEPVHPQRLLAEAFGDRLYALLARHHEAPEVEANARLLARAQRWQLPVVSASEVLYPLPERRRLHDVVTCIRHGTTLSAAGRLTCPNDCHSLLGPREFARLYGDDLQAVARTHQIAELCSFDPSQLCYRYPDHRLPDGRTAMQQLEHLTLSGAARRYRGDVPTAVTAQLKKELLIINELDYPGYFLTMHEIVEFCREHGILCQGRGSAANSAVCFCLGITAVDPTRSDLLFERFLSRERAEPPDIDLDIEHDRREEVIQHVYRSYGRSHAAMVANVVRYRARSAVRDVGKALGMPETSTDRLARVLSHRSCVEKADLSAAALDPELPIHRHLLTLSNEILDFPRHMSIHPGGFLLGYEPVHDLVPIENASMEARTVIQWSKDDIEALGLFKVDLLGLGALNMLHRAFDLLDQHEDLQLEMADIPADDTATFDMLCRGDTVGVFQVESRAQMAMLPRLRPRCFYDLVIEISIVRPGPITGGMVHPYLARRSGREPVVYPHPCLEPVLSKTLGVPLFQEQVMRLAVVAADYSPGEADQLRRDMAAWRHAGRIERHRDRLVTRMMARGITREFAERVFEQIRGFGEYGFPESHAASFALLAWATSWLKCHHPEAFACALLNAQPMGFYSTATIVNDARRHEVKVLPLDVSVSERDCTLEKFLRGSSPGDGDGMAGRAAVGNDGSHGELCLRMGLRTLRSLPRALTDTIVRERETRGFESLEDFVRRSRVDDRSASALARAGALDCFGLNRRQSLWQVAALVRERDDSLNMQVAEALPAFAGLDRGTAIAWDHEVASHSARGHPLEDLRGELREAGLPDAASLNAMADGTRTAYAGLVTCRQRPATAGGVVFMTLEDESGFVNLVVWQRVFEQHRALLKTTSFLGVTGRVQSEDGVVHLLVENPWVPGVSRSPRPVTSRDFH; encoded by the coding sequence GTGGTGCAAGAGCAACTTTTCTTTTCTCGAAGGCGCCGGCCATCCCGGCGAACTGGTCGACGCCTGCCACCGGCTCGGCCTGCCGGCCGTCGCCCTCTGCGATCGCGACGGCGTGTACGGCATGGTCGAAGCGTGGCAGCGGGCCCGTGAGCTGGGCGTAAAGCTCATCACCGGTTCCGAAGTCACGGTAGACGACGGCTCCACCCTGCTGCTGCTGGCCGTCGACCGCGGCGGCTACGCTAACCTGTGCCGGCTGATCACTCGCGGCAGGCTGCGCTCGCCCAAGGGCAGTTCGTCAGTATCGTGGCAGGAGATCGCCGAACACGCGGAGGGTATGCTGGCGCTGTGGGGAGGCCCACGCAGCCTGCTCACCGCCGGAGCGGAACCTGTGCACCCGCAGCGGCTGCTCGCCGAGGCCTTTGGCGACCGCCTGTACGCACTCCTCGCCCGTCACCACGAAGCACCCGAGGTGGAGGCCAACGCCCGCCTGCTCGCGCGTGCGCAGCGCTGGCAACTGCCCGTGGTGTCTGCAAGCGAAGTGCTTTACCCCCTGCCCGAGCGTCGCAGGCTGCACGATGTGGTCACCTGCATCCGCCACGGCACCACGCTCTCGGCTGCCGGCAGGCTCACGTGCCCCAACGACTGCCACTCACTGCTCGGGCCACGGGAGTTTGCGCGCCTGTACGGCGATGACCTGCAGGCCGTGGCCCGTACCCACCAGATCGCCGAGCTGTGCAGCTTTGATCCGTCTCAACTCTGCTACCGCTATCCCGACCATCGCCTGCCCGACGGCCGCACGGCCATGCAACAACTCGAACATCTCACGCTCAGCGGCGCGGCCCGGCGCTACCGCGGCGACGTACCCACGGCGGTCACCGCGCAGCTGAAAAAAGAACTGCTCATCATCAACGAGCTCGACTACCCGGGCTACTTCCTGACCATGCACGAAATCGTAGAGTTCTGCCGCGAGCACGGCATCCTCTGCCAGGGCCGCGGCTCGGCCGCCAACTCGGCTGTGTGCTTCTGCCTCGGGATAACGGCCGTCGATCCAACGCGCAGCGACCTGTTGTTCGAACGCTTTCTATCCAGGGAGCGGGCCGAACCTCCCGACATAGACCTCGACATCGAGCACGACCGCCGCGAAGAAGTCATCCAGCACGTCTACCGAAGCTACGGCCGCTCGCACGCCGCCATGGTGGCCAACGTGGTGCGCTACCGCGCCAGGTCGGCCGTGCGCGACGTGGGCAAGGCCCTCGGAATGCCCGAAACCTCGACCGACCGGCTGGCGCGAGTGCTCTCGCACCGTTCGTGTGTAGAAAAAGCGGACCTGTCCGCCGCCGCGCTGGACCCCGAACTCCCCATACACCGCCACCTGCTGACACTGTCCAACGAGATCCTCGATTTTCCGCGGCACATGTCTATACACCCGGGCGGTTTCCTGCTCGGCTATGAACCCGTGCACGACCTGGTGCCCATTGAGAACGCGAGCATGGAAGCGCGCACCGTGATCCAGTGGAGCAAGGACGACATCGAGGCCCTGGGCCTGTTCAAGGTCGACCTGCTGGGGTTGGGCGCACTCAACATGCTGCACCGGGCCTTCGACCTGCTCGACCAGCACGAGGACCTGCAATTGGAAATGGCCGACATCCCCGCCGACGACACGGCTACCTTCGACATGCTCTGCCGCGGCGACACCGTGGGCGTGTTCCAGGTCGAGAGCCGCGCGCAGATGGCCATGCTGCCACGCCTGCGTCCGCGTTGTTTTTATGACCTCGTGATAGAGATCAGCATCGTGCGCCCGGGCCCCATAACAGGAGGCATGGTGCACCCCTACCTCGCACGGCGCAGTGGCAGGGAGCCGGTCGTCTACCCTCACCCCTGCCTCGAGCCAGTACTGAGCAAGACCCTGGGCGTTCCCTTGTTCCAGGAACAGGTCATGCGTCTCGCCGTCGTGGCAGCGGACTACAGCCCCGGTGAGGCCGACCAGCTACGACGCGACATGGCAGCCTGGCGACACGCCGGCCGCATTGAACGCCACCGCGACCGGCTGGTCACGCGCATGATGGCCAGGGGCATCACCCGTGAGTTTGCCGAGCGCGTGTTCGAACAGATACGGGGATTTGGCGAATACGGTTTTCCAGAGAGCCACGCGGCCAGCTTTGCGTTGCTGGCCTGGGCCACCTCCTGGCTCAAGTGCCACCACCCCGAGGCCTTTGCCTGCGCGCTCCTGAACGCCCAGCCCATGGGCTTTTATTCCACGGCCACAATCGTCAACGACGCCCGCCGCCACGAGGTAAAAGTGCTGCCATTGGACGTGTCGGTAAGCGAGCGAGACTGCACGCTGGAAAAATTCCTGCGGGGCAGCAGCCCCGGCGACGGCGATGGCATGGCCGGTCGGGCTGCTGTTGGCAACGACGGCAGTCACGGCGAACTCTGCCTGCGCATGGGCCTGCGCACGCTGCGCTCACTACCCCGCGCACTCACCGACACCATAGTACGAGAGCGCGAAACCCGAGGCTTTGAGTCACTCGAAGACTTCGTCAGGCGTAGCCGCGTTGACGACAGGTCGGCCAGCGCACTCGCCCGCGCCGGCGCGCTCGATTGTTTTGGCCTCAATCGTCGGCAATCGTTGTGGCAGGTGGCGGCCCTGGTACGCGAGCGCGACGACTCGCTCAACATGCAGGTGGCCGAAGCTCTGCCTGCCTTTGCCGGCCTCGACCGTGGCACCGCCATAGCCTGGGACCACGAAGTGGCTTCGCACAGCGCGCGCGGACATCCGCTCGAAGACCTGCGTGGAGAGCTACGCGAGGCGGGCCTACCCGATGCCGCCTCGCTCAACGCCATGGCCGACGGCACCCGCACCGCTTATGCCGGGCTGGTAACCTGCAGACAACGGCCGGCCACGGCGGGCGGGGTCGTCTTCATGACGCTCGAGGACGAATCCGGCTTCGTAAACCTGGTGGTATGGCAACGGGTCTTCGAACAACACCGCGCGTTACTCAAAACAACTTCGTTCCTGGGTGTCACCGGTCGCGTGCAATCAGAAGACGGCGTGGTGCACCTGCTGGTCGAAAACCCCTGGGTGCCCGGTGTCAGTCGCAGTCCACGGCCGGTGACCAGCCGCGACTTCCATTAG
- a CDS encoding 3-deoxy-7-phosphoheptulonate synthase, whose protein sequence is MFHATDDLRIAELRPLISPAILIEEIPVSEKASTCVWRGREAASAIVKGQDDRLLVVVGPCSIHDPGAAVEYAGLLKQEADRLADDLCVVLRVYFEKPRTTVGWKGLINDPDLDGSFNINHGLHRARGLLRDIAELGLPIGTEFLDTISPQYTADLVSWGAVGARTTESQVHRELASGLSVAVGFKNGTDGNVQIAVDAIRSARTEHRFLSVTKQGLSAIVATRGNDTCHVILRGSTAGPNYDAESVATVVSTLTAAGLAGSVMVDCSHGNSRKDFRRQAAVCSDIAGQVAAGSRSVFGLMIESNLVEGRQDLGGELLHGQSVTDACVSWTDTQPMLDELAAAARRRRAG, encoded by the coding sequence ATGTTTCATGCAACAGATGACCTGCGCATAGCAGAACTGCGCCCCCTGATTTCACCGGCCATATTGATCGAGGAAATCCCGGTGAGCGAAAAAGCTTCGACCTGTGTATGGCGGGGGCGCGAAGCGGCTTCGGCGATAGTCAAGGGCCAAGACGACCGCTTGCTGGTGGTCGTCGGGCCCTGCTCTATCCACGATCCCGGGGCGGCGGTGGAGTACGCCGGGCTTCTCAAGCAGGAAGCTGATCGCCTGGCCGACGACCTGTGCGTTGTGCTGCGCGTCTACTTCGAAAAACCCCGCACGACGGTGGGCTGGAAAGGGCTCATAAACGATCCCGATCTCGACGGTAGCTTTAATATAAACCACGGGCTTCACCGGGCACGCGGCCTGCTGCGCGACATCGCCGAGTTGGGCCTGCCCATTGGCACCGAGTTTCTCGACACCATAAGTCCCCAGTACACGGCCGACCTCGTGTCCTGGGGTGCCGTGGGCGCACGCACGACCGAGAGCCAGGTGCACCGCGAACTCGCGTCGGGTTTGTCGGTGGCCGTTGGGTTCAAGAACGGTACCGACGGCAACGTGCAGATCGCCGTGGACGCCATACGGTCGGCGCGCACCGAGCACCGCTTTCTTTCGGTCACCAAGCAGGGCCTGTCGGCCATCGTCGCGACGCGCGGCAACGATACCTGCCACGTCATTCTTCGAGGATCTACGGCCGGGCCCAACTACGACGCCGAGTCGGTGGCGACGGTTGTCTCGACGCTCACGGCCGCCGGCCTCGCCGGCTCGGTGATGGTCGACTGCAGCCACGGCAACAGCCGCAAGGATTTTCGCCGGCAGGCCGCGGTGTGCTCGGACATCGCTGGGCAGGTAGCCGCCGGGTCGCGCTCGGTATTCGGCCTGATGATAGAGAGCAACCTCGTGGAGGGTCGCCAGGATCTCGGCGGTGAGCTACTGCACGGACAGAGCGTGACCGACGCCTGCGTATCGTGGACAGACACGCAGCCCATGCTCGACGAGTTGGCTGCGGCCGCGCGGCGACGGCGCGCCGGCTAG